In Deltaproteobacteria bacterium, the DNA window GTCTGGTCGATCAGATCTTTACCCGGGTCGGGGCCTCGGATGATCTTTCCTCCGGGCAAAGTACCTTCATGGTTGAAATGCAGGAAACGGCCCAAATCCTGCACCAGGCTACAAAGCGGAGCCTGGTTTTGTTGGATGAAATCGGCAGGGGGACGAGCACTTTTGACGGCCTGAGCATCGCCTGGGCCGTGGCCGAATATCTTCATGATTTGAAAGGGAAAGGGGTTAAAACCCTTTTCGCCACCCACTATCATGAATTGACCGACTTGACCCAGACCAAAAAAAAGGTTAAAAATTATCATGTCTCGGTAAAAGAATATAACCAGCAAATTATTTTTTTGAGGAAATTACAGGAGGGAGGCACCAGTCGCAGCTATGGGATTCAGGTGGCCCGACTGGCCGGCCTGCCCCTCCCGGTGATTGAAAGGGCCCGGGAGGTGTTGAAAAATCTGGAAAAGGGAGAGCTGGATGTCTGGGGTTTGCCGTCGTTGGCCTCTTCCCAGAAGGTGAGGGTCGCCCACCCGGCCCAGATGGAACTCTTTTCCGGGAGAGAGCAGAAGCTTAAGGAAAGGGTGAAATCCCTTTCGATCGATGAAATGAGTCCCCTTCAGGCCTTGCTGACTTTAAAAGAATTGAAGGATCTCCTTGAAGAATCATAAGGTTCATCTTATACCCTCAGTCTCCTTGCGGGGCAATACGAAGCCTGAAAATGGGATCAGGGTTCAGGCTTCAGGGATCAGGGTTTTTCATACTTGCATCTTGCATCTTGGAACTTTATTTTTGTATTAAACCCACATACCCCAAAGGGCACTTACGAAGCATGAAAATGGCTCACTCCGAACTCCGAACTCCGAACTCCGAACTCCATTTTCGAACTAAACGCCTCCCCCTTGTTGTAATTCTTCTGCTGATCTCCTTCGGTTTTTGGAGCCCCATGGTGCCCCCTGGGTTTTCCGGGCCAACTGATCGGGATCTGGAGAACACCTACAACCAGACCCGACAGTCATTTTATGCCCTGGATAAATCTCCGCAAAGAAAAGACCGCCAAAATTGGCAACCCCTGCTTGAGGGATTTCAAAATATTTACAAACAGCATCCCGGGACCGTCTGGGGAGAAAAGTCCATGTTCATGGTGGGGCGGATCTATTATATCCTCTACCCGTCGTCGGGGGTGGAATCCGATCTGGATCTGGCCCTTGATCATTTTTCACGCTTTGTCAATCATTATCCACAAAGTCCCCTGGCCGATGATGCCCTTTTTCTGTCGGCCGAAATCTATTTCCTGCACAAAAGAAACCCGGGAAAGGCCCTTGAGACAGCCCAGCTCCTGATCCAGAATTATCCCAAAGGGGACATGAAAAAAAAGGCCGAAGAACTATTGCTGAAGATGGAAAAAGGCCGCCCAGCCCCTGAGACTGATCCAGGCATCCCGAACCAGGAAGATGAATCGCCGGAAGAGAAAAGGCCTCCCACAGGGGAGGAAAACCCAAGGCAGTCCTTTACCCGGGTAACGGGATTGCGTCATTGGTCCTCCCCAAACTATACGCGAATCATTGTCGATGTTGAAGATAAGATCTCCTTTCGACATCGGCTGCTTAAGAAAGATCCTTCGATCGAAAAACCGGAAAGGCTTTATCTGGATTTGTATCCGGCCCGCCTGGCCTTAGGCCGGGCTTCGCCGTTAGTCATCAAGGACGGACTCTTGAAAGGGGCACGAATCGGCCAGTATGAGGCTTCAACCGTTCGTTTGGTCCTGGATATAGAAAGCATCAAGGGTTATAAAATATTTACCCTCGAAAATCCTTTCCGGTTGATCGTGGATGTTTCCGGAAAAGAAAAAATTGCCGACCGTCCCACCGAACCCGCCGGCCGTGAAAGAAAGCTTTCCCTGGCCCAGCAGTTGGGGTTGGGGGTTAAACGCGTCATTATCGATGCCGGTCATGGAGGCAAAGATAAAGGGGCTACCGGCAAGGGCGGTTTGTACGAAAAAGACCTGACCCTGAAAATTGCCAAAAAATTTGCCCAGCGGATTCAACAAGACCTTAAATTAGAGGCCCTTTTAACCAGGGAAACGGATCATTTTGTCCGCCTGGAGGACAGAACGGCCATCGCCAATACCAAACATGCCGACCTGTTTGTCTCGATTCATGTCAACGCCAGTCCCAATCCTCTGGCCGAGGGGATCGAGACTTACTTCCTGAACCTGGCCACCGATGAAGAATCCATCCGCGTGGCGGCCCGGGAAAATGCCACCTCCACCAAGCGGATAAGCGATATGCAAAAAATATTGAAGGATCTGATGCTGAACACCAAGATTGATGAATCCAGCCGTCTGGCCGGTCATGTGCAGCAAACCCTGATCAGATCCATAACGGAAAAATATCCACCGGTCAAAAACCTCGGGGTTAAACAGGCCCCTTTTTATGTCCTGATCGGGGCCCAGATGCCGGCTATTCTGGTGGAGGTCTCTTTTATTTCCAATGACCGGGAAAGGGAACGATTGTGTCAGGATGAATATCTGGACCGGATTGTCGACGGGCTGTTAAACGGGATCGACGGCTATATCAAAGAGATCAAACTGGCCGGGGTCTCAAAATGAAGCCGGTTTCTCCAAAACCTTCTTGATGGTCTCGTCCAATTTTTTTATGGGGAACGGTTTTTGAATAAGCCCTAATATGCCGGTCCTAAACAACTCATCGGCTTCGTTCTCCACGTTACATCCGGTTGAAACGATAACCCGAACGTTTTCCTGGATTTTTTTAAGCAAATAGTAACATTGCTTTCCGTTTAGATTGGGCATATTTAAATCGAGTATGATCAGATCCACATCCTTATGGTGCTGGGTGAAATATTCAATGGCCTCTAAGGCATCGGAAAAAGACGTCACGCGATAGCCGAGTTCTAGTAGAAGTAAGGTCTGCGTTTCAAGAACTATCTTTTCGTCGTCAACAATAATAATGTGCCCTCTGATTTGGGGGTGTGTTTGGTCCTCTAAACCTTCAGGAATCGGGAGGGCATTCATATTTTCTACCAAGGGGAAATAGAGGGAAAAGATCGAACCGATCCCTCTGGTGCTTTTGACTTCTATCAAGCCCTTGTGCATCTCCACGATCCCATCCACACAGGCCAACCCCAATCCCGTTCCCTTCCCGAGGCTTTTAGTGGTAAAAAAGGGTTCGAAAATTCTATCCAAGACTTCCTGGTCCATGCCAAGGCCTGTATCCTCTATCGATACGGAAATATAATTCCCTCCGGGTACATTCCGATCGGGAAATCGTGTGGAGAGGGTTTCACTGTCAACGGTGCCGGTTCGAAAAATCAAATCGCCTCCATCGGTCATCGCATCACGAGCATTAAGCGCGATATTGATAAAAGCGTTCTTTAACAGGCCGGCGTCCCCGAGTACAACAGATCGGTCGTTGGATAGTTCCTTACGGAGGTTGATCCTTTTGTCAAAGGAGTGGAAGAGGAGATAGATCGTATC includes these proteins:
- a CDS encoding N-acetylmuramoyl-L-alanine amidase, whose product is MAHSELRTPNSELHFRTKRLPLVVILLLISFGFWSPMVPPGFSGPTDRDLENTYNQTRQSFYALDKSPQRKDRQNWQPLLEGFQNIYKQHPGTVWGEKSMFMVGRIYYILYPSSGVESDLDLALDHFSRFVNHYPQSPLADDALFLSAEIYFLHKRNPGKALETAQLLIQNYPKGDMKKKAEELLLKMEKGRPAPETDPGIPNQEDESPEEKRPPTGEENPRQSFTRVTGLRHWSSPNYTRIIVDVEDKISFRHRLLKKDPSIEKPERLYLDLYPARLALGRASPLVIKDGLLKGARIGQYEASTVRLVLDIESIKGYKIFTLENPFRLIVDVSGKEKIADRPTEPAGRERKLSLAQQLGLGVKRVIIDAGHGGKDKGATGKGGLYEKDLTLKIAKKFAQRIQQDLKLEALLTRETDHFVRLEDRTAIANTKHADLFVSIHVNASPNPLAEGIETYFLNLATDEESIRVAARENATSTKRISDMQKILKDLMLNTKIDESSRLAGHVQQTLIRSITEKYPPVKNLGVKQAPFYVLIGAQMPAILVEVSFISNDRERERLCQDEYLDRIVDGLLNGIDGYIKEIKLAGVSK
- a CDS encoding response regulator: FSHQDKNSGIIPTIEGEVIASGIYGQLAHDRNKEFEGTSGRIALKTDAPDVGELTIGEKAKAEEFNQKAILRPQGFEGTVGVIRDITEQKQLENKKQQLEQQLFHSNKMQTIGELAGGIAHDFNNLLTVMLGQTEIILKKSASIDQSLAKPIVTIQKTIIQAAEINSKLLTFARKVKIADLPVNLHETIEDTIYLLFHSFDKRINLRKELSNDRSVVLGDAGLLKNAFINIALNARDAMTDGGDLIFRTGTVDSETLSTRFPDRNVPGGNYISVSIEDTGLGMDQEVLDRIFEPFFTTKSLGKGTGLGLACVDGIVEMHKGLIEVKSTRGIGSIFSLYFPLVENMNALPIPEGLEDQTHPQIRGHIIIVDDEKIVLETQTLLLLELGYRVTSFSDALEAIEYFTQHHKDVDLIILDLNMPNLNGKQCYYLLKKIQENVRVIVSTGCNVENEADELFRTGILGLIQKPFPIKKLDETIKKVLEKPASF